The Meiothermus cerbereus DSM 11376 genome includes a window with the following:
- the speD gene encoding adenosylmethionine decarboxylase: MELFGFGPHLMIDGYHANAEKLADFELIRQVLDQLPEEMEMTKVLPPVVQRYPALPGHAEGITGVVIIAESHIAIHTFPSERFISVDIFSCKEFDLGKALKRVVEHFEIGRYETYLINRGKEYPKDIELARRIAAGEREYVEARIG, encoded by the coding sequence TTGGAACTGTTCGGTTTTGGCCCGCACCTGATGATTGACGGCTACCACGCAAACGCTGAGAAACTCGCCGACTTTGAGCTTATTCGGCAGGTGCTGGATCAGCTTCCTGAAGAGATGGAGATGACCAAGGTGCTGCCGCCGGTGGTGCAGCGGTACCCGGCTTTGCCAGGCCACGCGGAAGGAATTACCGGGGTGGTGATTATCGCCGAAAGCCACATCGCTATACACACCTTCCCCAGCGAGCGCTTCATAAGCGTAGACATCTTTTCCTGCAAGGAATTTGACCTTGGGAAGGCCCTCAAGCGCGTGGTGGAGCACTTCGAGATTGGCCGCTACGAGACCTACCTCATCAACCGGGGCAAGGAATATCCCAAGGATATCGAGCTGGCCCGGCGAATTGCAGCAGGGGAGCGGGAGTACGTCGAAGCCCGTATTGGATAG